Proteins encoded within one genomic window of Empedobacter falsenii:
- a CDS encoding 3-hydroxybutyryl-CoA dehydrogenase encodes MKNITVIGAGTMGNGIAHVFAQSGFAVNLVDVSQDSLERGLKTIAGNLERMIAKEKITEADKTATLNNITTFTDTAEAVKNADLVVEAATENLDLKLKIFKQIDEAAPVNAILASNTSSISITKIASVTSRPKQVIGMHFMNPVPMMKLVEIIRGYDTTDEVTKAIMEMSEKLGKVPVEVNDYPGFIANRILMPMINEAIYSLYEGVAGVKEIDEVMKLGMAHPMGPLQLADFIGLDVCLSILEVLYDGFKNPKYAPCPLLVNMVTAGKKGVKSGEGFYDYSESKKAEKLAAQFAK; translated from the coding sequence ATGAAAAACATTACAGTTATTGGAGCTGGAACGATGGGTAACGGAATTGCTCACGTTTTCGCACAATCAGGATTTGCAGTGAATTTGGTTGACGTTTCTCAAGATAGTTTGGAGCGTGGATTGAAAACAATCGCTGGAAATTTGGAGCGTATGATCGCCAAAGAAAAAATTACAGAAGCTGATAAAACAGCAACTTTAAATAATATTACAACATTTACGGATACTGCGGAAGCGGTGAAAAATGCGGATTTAGTTGTAGAAGCTGCAACAGAAAATTTAGATTTGAAATTGAAAATCTTCAAACAAATTGATGAAGCTGCGCCTGTAAATGCAATTCTAGCGTCAAATACGTCTTCTATTTCGATTACAAAAATTGCGTCTGTTACAAGTCGTCCAAAACAAGTGATTGGAATGCACTTTATGAATCCAGTTCCGATGATGAAATTGGTCGAAATTATTCGTGGTTACGATACAACAGATGAAGTAACGAAAGCGATTATGGAAATGTCAGAAAAATTAGGGAAAGTTCCAGTTGAAGTGAACGATTATCCTGGTTTTATCGCCAATCGTATTTTAATGCCAATGATTAACGAAGCAATTTATTCTTTATATGAAGGTGTTGCGGGCGTAAAAGAAATCGACGAAGTAATGAAATTAGGAATGGCTCATCCTATGGGACCATTACAATTAGCTGATTTTATTGGTTTGGACGTTTGTTTATCAATCTTAGAAGTATTGTACGACGGATTCAAAAATCCAAAGTATGCACCTTGTCCATTGTTAGTAAACATGGTAACAGCAGGTAAAAAAGGAGTGAAGTCTGGAGAAGGATTCTATGATTATTCTGAGTCGAAGAAAGCAGAAAAATTAGCTGCTCAGTTTGCGAAGTAA
- a CDS encoding Gfo/Idh/MocA family protein, with amino-acid sequence MLKVGVIGAGHLGKIHLKLLNQSERYELIGFFDSFEENGKKVEAEFGYKYFSSMDELIDAVDVVDIVTPTLSHYEVALKVIEKNKHFFIEKPVTHTLEEADHLLKLTNEKGLKAQVGHVERFNPAFTAAAPFIEEPLFIETHRLAEFNPRGTDVPVVLDLMIHDLDVILSIVKSEIKSIHSSGVSVISDTPDIANARIEFENGCVVNVSTSRMSMKNMRKMRVFQRNAYISIDFLTKKTEIIKMHKAPENPSEFAMILENDKGDRREICFEHPEVLPNNAILDELESFADSIVNNSPIKVSLQDGRNALKVALEIIAYFEKEQQVIKNQTIEKE; translated from the coding sequence ATGTTAAAAGTAGGAGTGATCGGTGCTGGGCACCTTGGAAAAATCCATTTAAAGTTATTAAATCAATCGGAAAGATACGAATTAATTGGCTTCTTTGATTCTTTTGAAGAAAATGGAAAGAAAGTTGAAGCTGAATTTGGGTATAAATATTTTAGTTCGATGGACGAATTAATTGATGCTGTTGATGTTGTTGATATTGTGACACCAACGTTATCACATTATGAAGTTGCATTGAAAGTGATCGAAAAAAATAAACATTTTTTCATCGAAAAACCAGTTACGCATACCTTAGAAGAGGCAGATCATTTGTTGAAATTGACAAATGAAAAAGGTTTGAAAGCGCAAGTTGGACACGTAGAGCGTTTCAATCCTGCATTTACAGCGGCTGCACCTTTTATCGAAGAACCATTGTTTATAGAAACGCACCGTTTGGCAGAATTTAATCCGCGCGGAACAGATGTTCCTGTTGTGTTGGATTTGATGATTCATGATTTAGATGTGATTTTATCGATTGTAAAATCAGAAATTAAATCAATTCATTCGTCTGGAGTATCGGTGATTAGTGATACGCCTGATATTGCAAATGCTAGAATTGAGTTTGAGAATGGTTGTGTGGTTAATGTTTCGACAAGTAGAATGTCAATGAAAAATATGCGAAAAATGCGTGTTTTTCAACGAAATGCGTATATTTCAATTGATTTCTTGACGAAAAAGACTGAAATTATTAAAATGCACAAAGCGCCAGAAAATCCAAGCGAATTTGCAATGATTTTGGAAAATGATAAAGGAGATCGTAGAGAAATTTGTTTCGAACATCCAGAAGTTTTACCAAATAATGCAATTTTGGATGAATTAGAAAGTTTTGCAGATTCTATTGTGAATAATTCGCCAATCAAAGTTTCGTTACAAGATGGACGAAATGCATTGAAAGTTGCATTGGAGATTATTGCTTATTTTGAAAAAGAGCAGCAAGTCATCAAAAATCAAACAATCGAGAAAGAATAA
- a CDS encoding protein-L-isoaspartate(D-aspartate) O-methyltransferase — MSVDDFKHRGRRKMLVDLLRSKGIEDENVLEAINLVPRHLFLDSAFTEFAYRDEAFPIAAGQTISHPFTVAFQTQLLDIQPNEKVLEIGTGSGYQTAVLVALGVEVFTIERQKDLFDFSKIMLKKINFEPRYQTYGDGYKGLPSFAPFDKIIVTAGAPEIPEELKKQLNIGGIMVIPVGEQSQRMIVIMRLSEDQFEHYEFGDFKFVPMLESRDK; from the coding sequence ATGTCTGTAGACGATTTTAAACACAGAGGACGACGCAAAATGTTGGTTGATTTGTTGCGCTCGAAAGGAATTGAAGATGAAAACGTGCTGGAAGCTATTAATTTAGTACCACGACATTTGTTTTTGGATAGCGCTTTTACGGAATTCGCATATCGTGACGAAGCGTTTCCCATTGCTGCTGGACAAACAATTTCGCATCCGTTTACAGTTGCTTTTCAGACACAATTATTAGATATTCAGCCAAATGAAAAAGTCTTAGAAATCGGAACTGGTTCGGGTTATCAAACTGCTGTTTTGGTTGCTTTAGGTGTTGAAGTTTTTACGATTGAAAGACAAAAAGATTTGTTTGATTTCTCAAAAATCATGTTGAAAAAAATCAATTTCGAGCCACGTTATCAAACGTATGGAGATGGTTACAAAGGTTTACCTTCTTTTGCTCCTTTTGATAAAATTATTGTAACTGCAGGCGCACCAGAAATTCCGGAAGAATTAAAAAAACAATTGAATATTGGTGGAATAATGGTGATTCCTGTTGGTGAACAATCGCAACGAATGATTGTCATTATGAGATTATCAGAAGATCAATTTGAGCATTACGAATTTGGAGATTTCAAATTTGTGCCAATGTTAGAAAGTCGAGATAAATAG
- a CDS encoding PepSY-like domain-containing protein: MKKFLSVIMLSATLISFAQDKAIKYNQVPKTGQQFINKYFGAKQVGSVMLDDDYFSKEYKVYLANGTKVEFDGDGAWKEVDGKRNAIPTGFIPAKISNYVKRSFPNTTITKIERDRKEIEVKLNNGLELKFDKNGNFKKIDD; the protein is encoded by the coding sequence ATGAAAAAGTTTTTAAGTGTTATCATGTTAAGTGCAACGTTGATTTCTTTTGCTCAAGATAAAGCGATAAAATATAACCAAGTTCCAAAAACAGGACAGCAATTTATCAATAAGTATTTTGGAGCAAAACAAGTTGGTTCTGTGATGTTGGACGACGATTATTTTTCGAAAGAATATAAAGTGTATTTGGCAAATGGAACAAAGGTAGAATTTGACGGAGACGGAGCTTGGAAAGAAGTTGATGGAAAACGAAATGCTATTCCAACAGGATTTATTCCAGCTAAAATTTCGAATTATGTGAAAAGAAGTTTTCCGAATACTACAATCACAAAAATTGAAAGAGACCGAAAAGAAATTGAAGTGAAATTGAACAATGGACTTGAATTAAAATTTGATAAAAACGGAAATTTTAAGAAAATTGATGATTAA
- a CDS encoding sensor histidine kinase, translating into MKISLKNYTFRYLTFWLLIIIAIWAFLFHSLILDEVYDNVDDGLKNQKIEIIREAYRDPNLLNTTEFGLSQFKITKVDPSKYDERNHFSNELVYMGYDDDMEPYRVLRTGFYDKENHPYSLEIRTSTVEEDELIYDLSLSLIALYFFILISILLINHFGLKKAFKPFGQIISQLRKYEVGNNEKPKLVETNVKEFSYLQKEIERMINRNDEVFNSQKLFIENASHELQTPLTIALNKLDLLIENSDLKEKEVMSLVETKQTLWRMVNLNKSLLMLSRIENNQYKNNVEVNFTTLTKDLIEDYEDILEAEEIKLETNFKADFILDFNIDLARILISNLIRNAIKHNSEEKIIKIESDSNQFIISNTGKNATLDSNLIFSRFYKQGTSDGNNGLGLSIVDTIIRNQQNLKLDYNYEFPFHQFILKK; encoded by the coding sequence ATGAAAATATCACTAAAAAATTATACATTTCGTTACCTTACATTTTGGCTGCTTATCATTATTGCGATTTGGGCATTTCTTTTTCATTCCTTGATTTTGGATGAAGTTTATGACAATGTAGATGACGGGTTGAAGAATCAAAAAATTGAAATTATTCGAGAAGCTTATCGCGATCCGAATTTATTAAATACAACTGAATTTGGATTAAGTCAATTCAAAATTACCAAAGTTGATCCAAGTAAATATGATGAAAGAAATCATTTTTCAAATGAGTTAGTTTACATGGGATACGATGATGATATGGAGCCTTATCGTGTATTGAGAACTGGTTTTTATGACAAAGAAAATCATCCGTATTCATTAGAAATTAGAACTTCAACCGTCGAAGAAGATGAATTGATTTATGATTTGTCTCTTTCTTTGATTGCGTTGTATTTTTTTATCTTGATTAGTATATTGTTGATTAATCATTTTGGATTGAAAAAAGCCTTCAAACCTTTTGGGCAAATTATTTCTCAATTAAGAAAATATGAAGTGGGAAATAACGAAAAACCAAAACTTGTCGAAACGAATGTGAAAGAGTTTTCTTATTTGCAAAAAGAAATTGAGCGAATGATTAATCGAAATGATGAGGTTTTTAACTCGCAAAAATTATTCATCGAAAATGCTTCGCACGAATTGCAAACGCCTTTGACGATTGCACTAAATAAGCTTGATTTGCTAATAGAAAATTCAGATTTAAAAGAAAAAGAAGTGATGAGTTTAGTAGAAACAAAACAAACTCTTTGGCGAATGGTGAATCTTAATAAGTCGTTGTTAATGTTGTCTCGAATCGAGAATAATCAATACAAAAATAATGTTGAAGTTAATTTTACAACTTTGACAAAAGATTTGATCGAAGATTATGAAGATATTTTAGAAGCAGAAGAAATTAAATTAGAAACGAATTTTAAAGCAGATTTTATCCTTGATTTTAATATCGATTTGGCGCGAATTTTAATTTCAAATTTGATTAGAAATGCGATCAAACATAATAGTGAAGAGAAAATTATTAAGATAGAAAGTGATTCAAATCAATTTATAATTTCGAATACAGGAAAAAACGCAACGTTGGATTCGAATCTTATTTTTAGTCGTTTTTATAAACAAGGAACAAGCGATGGTAATAATGGACTGGGGCTTTCAATTGTGGACACGATTATCAGAAATCAACAAAATCTAAAGTTAGATTACAATTATGAGTTTCCTTTTCATCAATTTATTCTGAAAAAATAA
- a CDS encoding response regulator transcription factor has translation MKILVVEDEIKLQETIVEFLEKEKMIVETADNYQQALDKIISFDYDCILLDMMLPDGDGMPLLKELKNLHKETSVIILSAKDSVDDKVEGLLVGADDYLAKPFHFAELLARIKVALRKNLQKGEDILSYKNIQIFPEDRLVKVNNIELKLNRKEYDLLYYFMLRPERVFQKTTLAESVWGDHIELSDNLDFIYSQIKNLRKKMKEANSEADLQAVYGIGYKLI, from the coding sequence ATGAAGATTTTAGTCGTAGAAGATGAAATAAAATTGCAAGAAACGATTGTTGAGTTTTTAGAAAAGGAAAAGATGATTGTCGAAACTGCGGATAATTATCAGCAAGCTTTGGATAAAATAATTTCGTTCGATTATGATTGCATTTTATTGGATATGATGTTGCCAGATGGTGATGGGATGCCTTTGTTGAAGGAATTGAAGAATCTTCATAAAGAAACTTCGGTGATTATTTTGTCGGCAAAAGATTCGGTTGATGATAAAGTAGAAGGATTATTGGTTGGCGCGGATGATTATTTGGCGAAACCATTTCATTTTGCTGAATTATTGGCTCGAATTAAAGTTGCTTTGCGCAAAAATCTACAAAAAGGAGAAGATATTTTGAGTTATAAAAATATTCAAATTTTTCCCGAAGATCGTTTGGTTAAAGTAAATAATATCGAACTGAAATTGAATAGAAAGGAATATGATTTGCTGTATTATTTTATGTTGAGACCCGAACGTGTTTTTCAGAAAACGACTTTAGCAGAAAGTGTTTGGGGAGATCATATTGAGCTGTCAGATAATTTAGATTTTATTTATTCGCAAATAAAGAATCTAAGAAAAAAAATGAAAGAAGCGAATTCTGAAGCCGATTTACAGGCGGTTTATGGGATTGGTTATAAGTTGATTTAA
- a CDS encoding threonine aldolase family protein, whose amino-acid sequence MKKYSFKNDYSEGAHPAILQRLIDTNLEQTIGYGEDEFCNEARELIKKYLKKDAAIHFVSGGTQANLIVISSILKPHESVIAAESGHIAVHETGAIEATGHKVNTIATDNGKITPEQISVVLATHTDEHMVKPKLVYISNSTEVGSVYSKKELQELYHFCQENNLYLFVDGARLASALTSSKCDLSLEDMANFTDVFYIGGTKNGALLGEAIVINNLKLDEDFRYHIKQKGGMLAKGRLIGIQFSEMFRDDLFFEMGKHANQMAEKLANAISAKGHYFLTEPSSNQIFPILPNSIIEKLQQDFEFYIWQKIDDQNSAIRLVTSWITPEEQVENFIKSI is encoded by the coding sequence TTGAAAAAATATAGCTTTAAAAATGATTATAGCGAAGGCGCTCACCCAGCAATTTTGCAACGATTAATCGATACAAATTTAGAACAAACAATTGGTTATGGCGAAGATGAATTTTGCAATGAAGCAAGAGAATTGATCAAAAAATATCTGAAAAAAGATGCTGCAATTCATTTTGTTTCTGGTGGAACACAAGCCAATTTAATTGTAATTTCTTCTATTCTAAAACCACACGAATCTGTAATTGCAGCCGAAAGCGGGCATATTGCTGTTCACGAAACGGGCGCGATAGAAGCAACAGGTCATAAAGTAAATACCATTGCGACGGATAATGGAAAAATAACTCCTGAGCAAATTTCGGTTGTTCTTGCCACGCACACGGACGAGCACATGGTAAAGCCAAAATTGGTTTATATTTCTAATTCTACGGAAGTTGGAAGTGTTTATTCGAAAAAGGAATTGCAAGAACTTTATCATTTTTGCCAAGAGAATAATTTATATCTTTTCGTCGATGGCGCGCGTTTAGCTTCTGCTTTAACTTCTTCTAAATGTGATTTAAGCTTAGAAGATATGGCGAATTTTACAGATGTTTTTTACATTGGGGGGACTAAAAATGGTGCACTTTTAGGTGAAGCAATTGTGATAAATAACTTGAAATTGGATGAAGATTTTCGTTATCATATCAAGCAAAAAGGCGGAATGTTAGCGAAAGGACGTTTAATTGGAATACAGTTTTCGGAAATGTTTCGAGATGATTTATTTTTCGAGATGGGAAAACACGCTAATCAAATGGCAGAAAAATTAGCAAATGCTATTTCAGCAAAAGGTCACTACTTTTTGACAGAACCATCTTCCAATCAAATTTTCCCTATTTTACCAAATTCAATTATCGAAAAACTACAACAAGATTTTGAGTTTTATATTTGGCAAAAAATTGATGATCAAAATTCTGCAATTAGATTGGTTACTTCTTGGATAACGCCAGAGGAACAGGTAGAAAATTTTATCAAATCAATATAA
- a CDS encoding trans-sulfuration enzyme family protein, which yields MKKDQSKIIREQAPRSATREHSVPLYLTSSFIFDSAEQGRAIFAEEEQGMVYSRYANPNTTEFINRVCALEKADAGLAFASGMAAVFASFASYIKSGDHIVSSRAIFGSTHQLITQLFPRWGVTYTYVETPNIEDWEKAIQPNTKIVFLESPSNPGLELFDLEALAKLKEKHPHVIFAIDNCFATPYLQQPLQFGFDLSIHSATKYMDGQGRVLGGVVVGNEELINEMMFFIRHTGPAMSAFNAWTISKSLETLPLRMDRHCENALALAEALENHPEIADVKYPFLPSHPQYELAKKQMKGGGGIVTFEVKGGKERAFKFIDALEMILYTSNLGDSRSIATHPATTTHAKLSDAERADLGIMPGSIRLSVGLEDKADIIEDILQALEKTKI from the coding sequence ATGAAAAAAGATCAGTCTAAGATAATTCGTGAGCAAGCGCCAAGATCAGCTACTCGCGAGCATTCGGTTCCATTATATTTAACATCAAGTTTTATTTTTGATAGTGCAGAACAAGGTCGTGCAATTTTTGCGGAAGAAGAGCAAGGAATGGTTTATTCGCGTTATGCAAATCCAAATACAACAGAGTTTATTAATCGCGTTTGTGCGTTAGAAAAAGCTGATGCTGGTTTGGCTTTTGCATCGGGAATGGCGGCTGTTTTTGCGTCATTTGCATCGTATATCAAAAGTGGAGATCATATTGTGTCAAGTCGTGCAATTTTTGGTTCTACGCATCAATTAATTACGCAATTGTTTCCGCGTTGGGGTGTAACCTATACATATGTAGAAACGCCAAATATCGAAGATTGGGAAAAAGCAATTCAACCAAATACGAAAATTGTTTTCTTAGAATCTCCTTCAAATCCGGGATTAGAATTATTTGATTTAGAAGCTTTGGCAAAATTGAAAGAAAAACATCCTCATGTTATTTTTGCAATAGACAATTGTTTCGCAACACCATATTTACAACAACCTTTGCAATTTGGATTTGATTTATCTATTCATTCTGCAACAAAATATATGGACGGACAAGGTCGCGTTTTGGGTGGAGTAGTTGTAGGGAATGAAGAATTAATCAACGAAATGATGTTTTTTATTCGTCATACAGGTCCAGCGATGTCTGCTTTTAATGCGTGGACAATTTCTAAAAGTTTAGAAACGTTGCCACTTCGTATGGATCGTCATTGCGAAAATGCGTTGGCGTTGGCAGAAGCTTTGGAAAATCATCCTGAAATTGCAGATGTAAAATATCCATTTTTACCATCGCATCCTCAATATGAGTTGGCGAAAAAGCAAATGAAAGGCGGTGGTGGAATCGTAACATTTGAAGTGAAAGGAGGAAAAGAGCGTGCTTTCAAATTTATTGATGCATTAGAAATGATTTTATATACGTCAAATTTAGGAGATTCAAGATCGATTGCAACGCATCCAGCGACTACAACTCACGCAAAATTATCAGATGCAGAACGTGCAGATTTAGGAATTATGCCAGGTTCTATCCGTTTATCAGTAGGCTTGGAAGATAAAGCAGATATTATCGAAGATATTTTGCAAGCATTAGAAAAAACTAAAATTTAA
- a CDS encoding DEAD/DEAH box helicase produces the protein MSFENLGLSPYLSKAITKLGFLKPFEIQTETIPSILKGKDVMGIAKTGSGKTLCFVAPLLQKIQHQSYEKSRNIKALILVPTRELAVQIEQTFEGLQTALRREVQTQAVYGGTSINPQMKNLYGTEILIATPGRLLDLMDHNALSLDQLQYLVIDEADKMFQLGFGDEMNRILKSVPKKKQSILFSATLNDKIDEIKSTLNIDPIVVEIKKQEIDLEQIEQVAYKVDAETKGPFLRYLIKSENLEQVLVFVSSTRTADNLVEKLKKNKISAMAIHSKKSQGARMDNLEDFKLGDVNVLVATDLIGRGIHIEGLPTVINYELPRSPLDYVHRIGRTGRANANGKAISLITEEDLHHFKIIQKKMGKKVDLLPTDEVNLHGY, from the coding sequence ATGTCATTCGAAAATTTAGGATTATCACCATATTTATCAAAAGCAATTACAAAACTTGGATTTTTAAAACCTTTTGAAATTCAGACCGAAACAATTCCATCTATTTTAAAAGGAAAAGATGTGATGGGAATTGCGAAAACTGGTTCTGGAAAAACCTTGTGTTTTGTTGCGCCTTTGCTACAAAAAATTCAGCATCAATCGTACGAAAAATCTCGTAACATAAAAGCGTTAATTTTAGTTCCGACGCGTGAATTAGCAGTTCAAATTGAACAAACTTTTGAAGGATTACAAACTGCTTTACGTCGTGAAGTACAAACACAAGCGGTGTATGGAGGAACTTCGATTAATCCGCAGATGAAAAATTTGTATGGTACAGAAATTTTGATTGCAACACCTGGTCGTTTATTGGATTTGATGGATCATAATGCTTTATCATTAGATCAATTGCAATATTTGGTGATTGACGAAGCAGACAAAATGTTTCAATTAGGATTTGGTGATGAAATGAACCGAATTTTGAAAAGTGTTCCGAAAAAGAAACAATCGATTCTTTTTTCTGCAACTTTGAATGATAAAATTGATGAAATAAAATCTACATTAAACATTGATCCAATTGTTGTTGAAATCAAAAAGCAAGAAATTGATTTGGAGCAAATCGAGCAAGTTGCTTACAAAGTTGATGCAGAAACAAAAGGTCCTTTTTTACGTTATTTAATCAAATCTGAAAACTTAGAGCAAGTGTTGGTTTTTGTTTCTTCGACACGAACTGCTGATAATTTGGTTGAAAAATTAAAAAAGAATAAAATCTCTGCAATGGCGATTCATAGTAAGAAATCCCAAGGCGCGAGAATGGATAATTTGGAAGATTTTAAACTAGGTGATGTTAACGTTTTGGTTGCAACAGATTTGATTGGACGCGGTATTCATATCGAAGGTTTACCAACTGTTATTAATTACGAATTACCTCGTTCGCCTTTAGATTATGTGCACAGAATTGGACGTACAGGTCGTGCAAATGCAAACGGAAAAGCAATTAGCTTGATTACAGAAGAAGATTTGCATCATTTCAAAATCATTCAGAAAAAAATGGGTAAAAAAGTTGATTTACTTCCAACTGATGAGGTGAATTTACACGGATACTAA